Sequence from the Neomonachus schauinslandi chromosome 9, ASM220157v2, whole genome shotgun sequence genome:
TTCACTTGTGTGAAGAGTTGGTGCCCTTAGCCCCTGCATTgcttaagggtcaactgtaattgaCAACAAGGAATTGGGAGTAAGGATATAgagtaggaaaagaaataatggaatgGATATTTTATAATTGTATGGCATTGTCAGTATGTGTGAGGTTTCCTTAGAGCACATTCTCCAGGGGAAAAAACCCCAATTATATTATCCTGCTTTGTTGTTTGAAGTATTTAAGTAAGGCATTTAGGCTAGATGATCTTCattgtatcattttataaaatggggTTTAGTCTTgctaaaacttttcattttagtatGTACTAAACGATAAACTTCAAATACTATGAAAATGTGCCAGAGATAAATTGAGGTACTGTTATGCACATATGTGGTTttgattgtttttcctttgttttttcagAGCGCTGCTGCTACAGCTGCTACCTTGGCACTCCCTGCGGGTGTGACGCCGGTTCAGCAGATACTAACAAATTCAGGTAATGAGGAGTAACGGAACCATTATTTATATGTATGACTTAGAAAATTGTACCATCTAGTCTTTGTTTTGGCCTCATTGAAAGACaaaatcagtatttcttttaCCATTTGACTTAGGTTATTAAAAAAGACTGAGTACTGTAGCACATTAAGTAATAATTACTGCTGAGGATGCAGTAGAGAAGATGAAAATTGCGCTTGAGCTTTTGATCTGTGAATGAGAATCCTATTACTGAAAAAGTAtgattatatagaaatatttttttacatagaTTTTTGTTAAACACACTTAACCTGCCATATAAGTTAAACTTACttgaatgaattagtgatatCAAACTAAATCCTATAGTATTTTATTGCATTCTGTTTTACATAATATCTCTGCATAGACTGACAAAATTTACTTGTGATTTTTGGCATATTAATGTTGGAAGAATTTATTTACATGGGTTTTAAGTTATAtatctctaattttaattatagaatttcttgttattttgttaatAAGATTCTAAATTTGTAAAGAACTAGAGGTTTATcttgttacatattttattaatatatagttGTTGCTTTTTAATGAATTGAAGATTCTGTATCATCTAAAACAAAGAGAGGGAATCACTTCTCTGTGTTTAAGCCAGGCATACACTCAGTATTATGTGGCAATGATAATTCAGCAAACTTTTGTTTTAAGCATTTTGAAGCTAAGTATCCTGGTGCTTTGGCTCAAGATATTAATGAACTGTTATACTTTCATGTCTTCAGAGCTTTCAAAAGAAACAGCCTTTGAAACATATGATCTTACTGGTCTTATATGACTCTTAACATGTTAGTAAAGATAATTTAAACTTCTAATCAACTTTTATATCTGTTAAAACTTTATTGGAAAAGAGCTTTATAGGGATGATGAgtaaggaaaaacattttaagcaATGTATTTGAACGTGGAGGGAACTGAGAGAAGGTGAGGATTATGTTTGTTGTGTATGGCAGCCCTTAATTGTTAGACTTCTTGCTCGATCATTTCTAGGGGATTTTGGTGGCTTGACATTcattatgaattcatttattttgagatggTCACTGCTAAAATGGTAACTTGTAATACATACTTTCTGCTTTAGGCCAGCTTCTTCAAGTAGTCAGAGCAGCCAATGGTGCCCAGTATATCTTCCAGCCTCAGCAGTCAGTGGTTCTCCAACAACAAGTTATACCACAAATGCAGCCTGGTGGAGTACAAGCTCCTGTTATACAACAGGTAATAGAATAATAAGTTATGATCATGATggggttcttttttcttctcctgtatGAATTCTTCGGGTggttctcctcccctttcccatgGCTTTATCTCTACGAATTCTTAGACTATTCTCCAGTGTTGTACATCCTGTCGTTGTAAATTCCTCCTGTATACCTTACAGCTTAacttacatttaatatatttaagactAAATTGTTGTTTCCCTGCTTATCTTTCATCATTCCTCTGAATATGCTTTTCTGTCACCCTCCATCCAGCCTCCTCAGCCTCCCAAGTTATCTggcattcattcaataagcatttactatgtggcTGTGTATCAGAGTCTTTGCAAGGGACTGGAGATTTAGGAGTGAACAAGGCAGACATGAATCCAGTTTCATGAagcttatgtatttttaatatgcaaAGTATCATGAAGTCCTACCAATTTTTAATAGTTCCTTTTTTCCAGACTGCAGTTTTAACATGTTTGCAGTTCCTTCATGTTTGaaactagttttcttttctcGGACTTCCTCATCATTTCCTCACTTCATGCTTTCCTAATTTCCCACttaaaatagtattattattCTCTCAATagtgtatatactatatatactgtgtgtgtgtataaataaatactatatattatcCTCTTAATTGATTTCCCTGACTCTAATCTTAGGCTTCCTAACTCGTTACtctgtattttatagttattgttctaaaaatcttaaaatcttttaatgacTTCTCATTGCCTGTTGGAAAAAGTCTAAAACTCCTCAGCATGGTTCATaggatctttgttttttttatggatcttatttttttgatCTCTTCAGGTTTATTTCTTGCCATGCTTCCAACTATCTGCTTCAGCTGCTATTCAGATCAAAGTTAGATCTTTGTACCTACTTCTGTGCTGGGTGTTAAAACTCTTGTACCGTGAGtacaaagaggaaagagaaatggttattttcttaaagaatttaggtactttaaaaaaagagacacattACATAATGTCCATATTATAGTATGATAGTAGAGGTAAGGTCAGAGAAGCATTAATCTAGTCGATTTACAGCTTTCCAGATTTTTGTTTGATGCTGTTCTTCTACTTAGAATGCCCTTTGACCTTCCTTCTAGCAACTCCCTTTATTCCCCCCAACAAAAAAAGCAACCGAATGGAAAAGCCTGGCTAATCTTCCAAGCACAAAAGAACTCAAGTATTACCTATTAAGAAGGCttccctgggggcgcctgggtggctcagtcggttaagcgactgccttcggctcaggtcatggtcctggagtcctgggatcgagtcccgggatcgagtcccgcatcgggctccctgctcggcggggagtctgcttctccttctgaccctcccccctctcatgtgctctctttcattctctctctcaaataaataaataaaataaaatctttaaaaaaaaaaaaaaagaagaagaaggcttCCCTGACCATACCCTGTCCCTCAAGCTGAATTTAGTCCTCTCTCCTGTGTTCTCTTAACCACCATATCATACTTCTGTTACACCTTCTATCTTTTGAGTTGTGTTACTGCTTTGTCTATTGCACCATTAATCCATAAATTTCTTAAGGGAAATACTGTCTATTTTGCATTCCTTGAACCTAAAGGCAAGTAATTGCCattcactgttttttatttatcactaggtattctctttttatttattaatacatgtaattatagatatatttattgtAAAAGATACAGTTAATATTTGTTATGTTCTTTTGAGTTATGGTTTACTTCAGAATTCTAGATGCAGAAGCAGAAAGGAACTTTAGAAATCATCTGATCTGGTGTGGTTGCATGGTTAGAATCAGctggagagctttttttttttttaaagattttatttatttatttgacagagagagacacagtgagagagggaatacaagcagggggagcaggagagggagaagcaggcttcccactgagcagggagcccgatgtggggctggatcccaggaccctgggatcatgacctgagccgaaggcagatggttaacgactgagccacccaggcgccccagctggaGATTAAATGATTAGATTTCATCTCacaccaattaaatcagaatactAGGAGTGGGGCCCAAGTACCAGTATTTTTAAGCTACTAGGTGGTTGTAAtttgcagccagggttgagaaccattgatCCTAGTTTGACAGTGAAGTGACGAAAGCCAGAGGAGGTTAAGTGACATGCCTTTGCTATATCTCAATCTGGGATCTTAGACAGAACTGGGGCCCAAGACTTCACATTTTCAGTGCAGTGTTCTCCACAGGGAGGCAGTGCAACATAATAATTAGAGCAGAATCAGAAAGCCTGGGTTAAAATTTTGCCTCTTCGTGACTACAAGCTTGGCAAGTCACTAAACTTGTCCATACATCAAGCAAGTAAATTAATCATATGTGTAACTCTTGGTTTGGAATTTGCCATgtacatagcaagtgctcagtaaatattttcagaaaatctttttttccttcagaacttTGAATGGTAAAATAGAAGTGGGATCATTATACTAGTTAAACTCCTTTTATGCTTTGGTGGTTTTTAGCCATATGAGATATGGCCATTTTTGGTGATTCTTCAGCATTTACGCCTATTTCTCTGTACCACAAAGTGAAACTAGGCTACTTGGTACTCCCACTAGTTTCTTTAATATGGTTTTCTTTTGCCTTAGGTACTGGCCCCTCTTCCTGGAGGGATTTCACCACAGACGGGTGTCATCATTCAGCCACAACAAATCTTATTTACAGGAAATAAGACTCAAGTTATACCTACAACGGTGGCTGCACCTACCCCGGCGCAAGCCCAGATAACTGCAGCTGGCCAGCAGCAACCACAGGCCCAGCCTGCTCAAGCACAAGCCCCACTGGTGTTACAGGTTGATGGAACCGGGGATACGTCAtctgaagaagatgaagatgaagaagaagactatgatgatgatgaagaggaagacaaagagaaagatggAGCTGAGGATGGGCAGGTAGAAGAAGTAAGTTTGTAGTAAAAGAATTGAAATGAGAAACTACTCAGTCATTTCTTTTACTTGGTGCCAAACTGAtgaattatattctattttttcagaGGCTGTTAAGGTGTTATACAATAtaggattttaaatataaagttagattgttttaACCTAATAAGGTTTTTAAATGGTTCTGGTTGTATTTATCATCATAAAATACTGTTTCTTATAGctagtaataaaaaatgttatcatATTGAGTTGTATTTATAAAGGGAGTAGAGAGAATGCAAGTAATTCTAATTTTCTGGCTTATGCATTCATGATGTGATTTAAACATAAGGCATTGGTAGAACACATAAAATGAGGTTAATCTTTGCCTCAATAATTAAAAAGGTATGGCAACATCTGGGAAGAGAGGAGACTTGAGGAAAAAGCTAAATGTCACAGACTTATTCATAACTTCCTTTTGGTCTGTATTCTATACTAGTTCCTTACATCACTTTATCTACTCTTAGTATCTTTCTTGAGTTAAGCAAACCATTCTTATTCATCTTTAGTTATATATTTCTAGaagcatataaatatatctttgttTTCCTCAGTGTTCCTGCTTAACCGGTTACTTGTGTTcaagatgtttttctttaaaaattttttttattttttaagattttatttttatttatttgacagagagagcacaagcagggggagcagacaggcagaggcagagggagagggagaagcaggctccccgctgagcaaggagcctgatgcggggctcgatcccaggaccctgggatcatgagctgagccgaaggcagttgcttaaccagctgagccacccaggcgccctgcatgacttttttttaagtgttatacCTAACCATTGAATTGCTGGATTCTAAGGCATGCACGTTTTCAACTTTACAATAAAATGCCAAATTGTTGTACTAATATGTCTTCACCAATACTTAATATCATCAGGCTTCTTAATTTTTGCCAGTCTAATAGGTAGACAATggtgtttctttttggttttaatttgattACTGATGAGATTTAGCGTCTTtgattctttcatgttttctctaTAGACAATCAAATATTAAACATGAagtttttcttgcctcattgGCTTAGCCCTCTAGAACAATATTAATTAGAAATAGCAGGCAGCCTTAccttgttcttaattttaaaaggaacccTTTCTGTGGTTCactattaagtataatgtttactataggcttttttttttttttttaagattttatttatttatttgagagagagatgagagagagagcatgagggggggggagggtgaaagggagaagcagactactcactgagcagggatccccatgtgggactccatcctgggactccaggatcatgacctgagctgaaggcagtcacttaaccacctgagccacccagatgacctACTATAGGCTTTTTATGGGCATCTTTTATCAGGTTAAAGAAGGTCCCTTTTATTCAAATTAACtaagctttgctttgttttttttaaattctaaatgaatgttgaattttgttagtttttctgCAACTGTTAGATAATCATGAAATTTCTTATCCTTAATCTGTTATTTAATAACTAATTGCACTAATTGGTTTTCTACTTATAGCCAGTTTTGTATTCGTTGGGTAGCACAACTTGATCATTCTCTATTACCCTTTTGATGAATTCCTCAATTCACTTTGTTCAGGACTTTTTCATGTACGTTCATGTACTCTCTGTGATTTTCTGTTCTCATACTCTTCTTGCTAGGTTTTCAGGTTTGTGATAGCATTATAAAATGAATTCTGGTGAGTGCTCTATCTTACttggacttcctttttttttttttt
This genomic interval carries:
- the GTF2A1 gene encoding transcription initiation factor IIA subunit 1 isoform X2, producing MELKTLWENKLMQSRAVDGFHSEEQQLLLQVQQQHQPQQQQHHHHHHHQQTQPQQTVPQQAQTQQVLIPASQQAAAPQVIVPDSKLIQHMNASNMSAAATAATLALPAGVTPVQQILTNSGQLLQVVRAANGAQYIFQPQQSVVLQQQVIPQMQPGGVQAPVIQQVLAPLPGGISPQTGVIIQPQQILFTGNKTQVIPTTVAAPTPAQAQITAAGQQQPQAQPAQAQAPLVLQVDGTGDTSSEEDEDEEEDYDDDEEEDKEKDGAEDGQVEEEPLNSEDDVSDEEGQELFDTENVVVCQYDKI